One Brassica napus cultivar Da-Ae unplaced genomic scaffold, Da-Ae ScsIHWf_1601;HRSCAF=2214, whole genome shotgun sequence genomic region harbors:
- the LOC125597980 gene encoding uncharacterized protein LOC125597980 gives MSESDKERPVARLDKAQLDAIMATLMKEMDKKLEFVGATRSTNPVFGTTSQVRRAAREKRRGKRPAVGDESEDEDTSSGRSTDGERSVGSARSVRTGRAASQARSPTRHAARNRPDDNLGSLKLRIPVFSGTSNPDAYLEWETKIERVFDCQHYSETKKVKLTVTEFSGYALHWWDQIVTTRRRTGEPPVASWFELKTLMKKRFVPNHYGREIHQKLRRLTQGTKGVEDYYQEMEILMIKAAVEEASEATMARFQAGLNRDIQDRLEMQEYEDIYELLHKAILIEQQLKRKSSTKGSYGNNYKAPTTKDDKSFVKPKEEHEDKGKAPAARSRDVKCFKCHGFGHYANECTNKKAMILLDSGEVISEEEEEAIDYPVRGELLVTRRSLAVQSKLDEDNQRENLFHTRCIVYEKVCSLIIDGGSCTNVASEALVEKLGLKTGKHPRPYLLQWLNEEGELKVTDQVMVPITIGRYQDEIVCDVLPMDSSHILLGRPWQYDRRVIHDGFTNRHSFTHRDKKIVLAPLSPQEVHEDQLQLKLRRQEAKEKPADKQKKETNLLAKGSEIKKALCLQQSMLLFVFKGALMSSSDPAPVLPSELEFLLQDYGDVFPDESPKGLPPMRGIEHQIDLVPGASLPNRPAYRTNPEETKELQKQVDELIEKGHIRESMSPCAVPVLLVPKKDGSWRMCVDCRAINNITVKYRHPIPRLDDMLDELHGSCVFSKVDLKSGYHQIRMKEGDEWKTAFKTKHGLYEWLVMPFGLTNAPSTFMRLMNHVLRSFIGHFVVVYFDDILIYSKSMAEHVHHLKSVLEVLRKESLFANFKKCTFGTDHLVFLGFVVTAQGIRVDEEKVKAIRDWPSPKSVSEVRSFHGLAGFYRRFVKDFSTIAAPLTEVIKKDVGFKWEKAQEEAFQNLKGKLTNAPLLVLPDFTKTFEIECDASGVGIGAVLMQEKRPIAYFSEKLSGAMLNYPTYDKELYALIRALQTWQHSLWPKEFVIHTDHESLKHLKGQHKLNKRHARWVEFLETFPYVIHYKQGKENIVADALSRRYTLFTSMEAKLLGFE, from the coding sequence ATGTCTGAAAGTGATAAAGAAAGGCCCGTGGCTAGACTGGATAAAGCACAACTAGATGCTATCATGGCTACTCTCATGAAAGAGATGGATAAAAAACTTGAATTTGTTGGAGCTACTCGTTCTACTAACCCTGTCTTTGGCACAACTTCACAGGTTAGGAGAGCAGCTAGGGAAAAGAGGAGAGGCAAGCGACCTGCAGTAGGAGACGAGTCTGAGGATGAAGATACTTCTTCTGGCCGTAGTACTGATGGAGAACGGTCCGTGGGATCAGCAAGATCAGTGAGAACAGGACGTGCAGCCTCCCAAGCAAGATCCCCTACACGCCATGCAGCAAGGAACAGACCAGATGATAACCTTGGGAGTCTCAAACTTCGAATACCAGTCTTCAGTGGAACCAGCAATCCAGATGCTTATCTTGAATGGGAAACGAAGATTGAGCGAGTGTTTGATTGCCAGCACTACTCAGAAACAAAGAAGGTGAAGCTTACTGTGACAGAATTCAGTGGGTATGCTTTGCATTGGTGGGATCAGATTGTTACTACTAGGAGAAGGACTGGAGAGCCGCCAGTTGCTTCATGGTTTGAGCTCAAGACACTCATGAAGAAGCGGTTTGTTCCAAACCACTATGGTAGAGAGATTCATCAAAAGCTGAGGAGACTTACCCAAGGAACCAAAGGCGTGGAGGATTACTATCAAGAGATGGAAATACTCATGATCAAAGCGGCTGTTGAAGAAGCTTCTGAAGCTACTATGGCTCGATTTCAGGCTGGGCTTAACAGAGACATCCAGGACCGCTTGGAGATGCAGGAGTATGAGGACATCTATGAATTGCTTCACAAAGCAATCCTCATTGAGCAGCAACTGAAGAGAAAGTCCTCAACCAAAGGATCCTATGGCAACAACTACAAAGCGCCTACTACCAAAGATGACAAGTCTTTTGTGAAACCCAAGGAAGAGCATGAGGACAAGGGAAAGGCACCAGCTGCTAGATCCAGGGATGTGAAGTGCTTCAAATGTCATGGTTTTGGGCACTATGccaatgagtgcaccaacaagaaAGCAATGATCCTCTTGGACAGTGGTGAGGTGATAtccgaagaagaagaggaagccatAGACTATCCAGTTCGTGGAGAACTACTTGTCACAAGGAGATCATTGGCAGTACAATCCAAGCTAGATGAAGATAATCAAAGGGAGAATCTTTTTCATACTCGTTGCATAGTTTATGAAAAAGTATGCAGTTTGATTATAGATGGAGGAAGCTGTACTAATGTTGCTAGTGAAGCTCTTGTAGAAAAGCTTGGATTGAAAACAGGGAAGCATCCTAGGCCATACCTTCTACAATGgttgaatgaggagggcgaGCTGAAGGTCACTGATCAAGTAATGGTTCCTATAACCATTGGAAGATACCAAGATGAGATCGTGTGTGATGTTCTGCCCATGGACTCTAGCCATATCTTGTTGGGAAGGCCTTGGCAGTATGATAGAAGAGTCATTCACGATGGGTTCACTAACCGGCATTCCTTCACCCACAGAGACAAGAAGATTGTACTGGCACCTTTGTCTCCACAAGAGGTACATGAGGATCAACTTCAACTAAAACTTAGGCGACAAGAAGCTAAAGAGAAACCAGCTGACAAGCAAAAGAAGGAGACTAATCTCTTAGCCAAGGGTAGTGAGATCAAGAAAGCTTTGTGTCTTCAACAATCTAtgcttttatttgtttttaaaggtGCACTAATGTCTTCTTCTGACCCTGCACCGGTTCTACCGAGTGAACTTGAGTTTCTTTTGCAGGACTATGGTGATGTCTTTCCAGACGAGAGCCCAAAAGGACTTCCTCCCATGCGTGGGATTGAACACCAAATAGACTTGGTCCCTGGAGCTTCTCTCCCAAACCGCCCTGCCTATAGAACCAACCCTGAAGAAACAAAAGAGCTACAGAAGCAAGTAGATGAGCTCATTGAGAAAGGACATATCCGAGAGAGCATGAGCCCTTGTGCAGTAccagtgctccttgtgcctaagaaggatggaagctggcgcatgtgtgtagattgcagagccatcaacaatatcactgtaaagtacagacaccctattcctagacttgatgatatgttggatgagcTACATGGTTCTTGTGTGTTCTCTAAGGTAGATTTaaaaagtggatatcatcagattaggatgaaagaaggggatgaatggaaaacagcctttaaaactaaacatggtctgtatgagtggcttgttatgccatttggtcttaccAATGCCCCTAGCACTTTCATGAGGTTGATGAACCATGTCTTGAGGTCTTTTATAGGACACTTTGTTGTAgtttattttgatgatattttgaTCTACAGCAAGAGTATGGCTGAGCATGTGCATCACTTGAAATCTGTGTTAGAAGTGCTTAGGAAAGAATCCTTGTTTGCTAACTttaagaaatgcacttttgGGACAGATCACCTTGtttttctaggatttgttgTAACAGCACAGGGAATCAGAGTGGATGAGGAAAAGGTTAAAGCTATCCGAGACTGGCCTAGTCCTAAGAGTGTGAGCGAGGTGAGAAGTTTCCATGGTCTTGCCGGCTTTTATAGAAGATTTGTGAAGGATTTTAGCACCATAGCTGCACCACTCACTGAAGTCATCAAGAAGGATGTGGGTTTCAAGTGGGAGAAGGCGCAAGAGGAGGCTTTTCAAAACCTGAAAGGGAAGTTGACTAATGCTCCTTTGCTAGTTCTTCCAGATTTTACTAAGacctttgaaattgaatgtgatgcttctggtgtAGGTATTGGAGCTGTGctgatgcaggagaagagacccatagcatatttcagtgagaaactaaGTGGAGCCATGCTGAACTACCCAACTTATGACAAGGAACTCTATGCTTTGATTAGAGCACTCCAAACTTGGCAGCACTCtctctggccaaaggagtttgttatacacactgatcatgagtccTTGAAACACCTGAAGGGACAGCACAAGCTCAACAAGAGACACGCCAGATGGGTAGAGTTCTTGGAAACCTTTCCTTATGTGATTCACTAtaaacaaggtaaagaaaacatTGTGGCTGATGCACTCTCCAGAAGGTATACTCTTTTCACTTCTATGGAAGCTAAGCTGTTAggttttgaataa